Proteins from a single region of Candidatus Margulisiibacteriota bacterium:
- a CDS encoding GIY-YIG nuclease family protein, which produces MKKNCVYILESKKDGRFYVGQTDDLVERLSAHNRGSVKSTKCRKPLELIFYKTYNTRSEAVREEARIKNYKNTEKLLMNMALSSNG; this is translated from the coding sequence ATGAAAAAGAATTGTGTTTATATACTCGAGAGCAAAAAGGATGGCCGGTTCTATGTAGGTCAGACGGACGATTTGGTTGAAAGACTGTCGGCACATAATAGAGGCTCAGTTAAGTCAACGAAATGCAGGAAACCTTTAGAATTAATTTTTTACAAGACTTATAATACAAGAAGCGAGGCAGTTAGAGAAGAAGCTCGCATAAAGAACTACAAAAATACGGAAAAACTGCTCATGAACATGGCCCTATCGTCTAACGGTTAG
- a CDS encoding methylated-DNA--[protein]-cysteine S-methyltransferase, giving the protein MKLWEQKILDAVAKIPRGRVSTYGLVAKASGVNCARLVGRALHHNPDPLRYPCHRVVFADGSLSKNFAFGGKTGQKRRLIEEGVGFTGSKVDLKQHLAFV; this is encoded by the coding sequence ATGAAACTTTGGGAACAGAAGATACTGGATGCCGTTGCCAAAATACCAAGGGGCAGGGTGTCCACCTACGGATTGGTAGCAAAGGCGTCGGGCGTCAACTGTGCGCGCCTTGTGGGAAGGGCCCTTCATCATAATCCGGACCCGCTGCGCTATCCCTGCCACCGCGTCGTCTTTGCGGACGGAAGCCTTTCTAAAAACTTCGCTTTTGGAGGCAAAACGGGGCAAAAGCGCCGGCTTATTGAAGAAGGCGTCGGCTTTACGGGAAGCAAAGTTGACCTTAAGCAGCACTTGGCTTTTGTTTGA